In Fodinicola acaciae, the following proteins share a genomic window:
- a CDS encoding helix-turn-helix domain-containing protein, which produces MANELGNRLREFRLRVPGLTQPKLAVDSGIGERTIRRLEKGQYKNPGAVTVRLLAEAPVLGLSDAEKAELIDLAAGVRSGRTAGEGSPTPRGFRLPHRLDHLHDAAEVLAIEVGRRANREYEHEVPPDFPPVRWREGYDSAAIGHQGEVGAIAEFYQQQRHPRLVVLGKGGSGKTVASLRLVLDLLRTRGADDPIPVVFQIGSWDPKTPFRDWIRGQLLRDYPHLAESLPGELTLAAALTEVHAIRPVLDGFDEISSDLRGRALRALDHVRMPYVLTSRPQEYADAGEGLSDAAVIQLIDLNPDDWESYVLPATENPRHPTRTVGDTIATPLLVTLAKTIYRDTGDADLDDLCDDNRFADRDAVERHLLAGFVRSRFSAGGSRDWPLDQVDRWLGYLAWHTRKTNTRDIAWWQLGCAMSLPSRAIIIGVVAGLAVTLAFLVLGTASVMLTSGRPLLATLQLESLAAPLDGTAAGLAAGLIYGLVRRRRAATPGPSRIAARFGRGRLPGAVSMRALRTRTFRACLGGLAFGIVYGIVSGSLGLPLALVLAYAVAVAVTTAVGVAAVVALASWLESPADAGTAASHRNFLAANRRTALTQMLLAWLVGGLIMALGIDPLGHVAFELLRNLAPQLTAGLSLPINAVEMIVSGVTGGAVVALAYGICLTAWGQWIILSRLCRSPANYRGTCRPSSTTPTSEACCANPGRCSNSDTSNFGTTSRTVLADPGQPQLAGRWPVRDIAPDPRVLPSSGTCCRTRRTSGRFSGLWPATIPGSSCSSPP; this is translated from the coding sequence GTGGCCAACGAGCTGGGGAATCGGTTGCGCGAGTTTCGCCTGCGGGTCCCCGGACTCACCCAGCCAAAGCTGGCGGTCGACTCCGGGATCGGGGAACGCACGATCCGCCGGCTGGAGAAGGGCCAGTACAAGAACCCAGGTGCCGTCACCGTGCGGCTGCTCGCCGAGGCACCGGTCCTCGGGCTGTCCGATGCCGAGAAAGCGGAGCTCATCGACTTGGCGGCCGGCGTACGCTCCGGCCGTACGGCCGGCGAGGGATCGCCGACCCCGCGCGGCTTTCGGCTGCCGCACCGGCTCGACCATCTCCACGACGCGGCCGAAGTGCTTGCGATCGAGGTTGGCAGACGCGCCAACCGCGAGTACGAGCACGAGGTGCCGCCAGACTTTCCGCCGGTACGGTGGCGGGAGGGGTACGATTCGGCGGCGATCGGCCACCAGGGCGAGGTCGGCGCGATCGCCGAGTTCTACCAGCAGCAGCGGCATCCGCGGCTGGTCGTTCTCGGGAAAGGCGGTTCCGGCAAGACCGTCGCCTCGCTGCGGCTCGTACTCGATCTGCTGCGTACGCGCGGCGCGGACGATCCGATCCCGGTCGTGTTCCAGATCGGCTCGTGGGATCCGAAAACCCCATTCCGTGACTGGATCAGGGGGCAACTGCTCCGTGACTATCCGCATCTCGCGGAATCCCTGCCTGGCGAACTGACGCTGGCGGCGGCGTTGACCGAGGTGCACGCGATCCGGCCGGTCCTGGACGGGTTCGACGAGATCTCGTCCGACCTGCGCGGCCGTGCGTTGCGGGCGCTCGACCACGTCCGGATGCCGTACGTCCTCACCAGCCGGCCACAGGAGTACGCGGACGCTGGCGAGGGCCTGTCCGATGCTGCGGTCATCCAGCTGATCGACCTAAACCCCGACGACTGGGAAAGTTACGTACTGCCCGCCACCGAGAACCCGCGCCATCCCACCCGAACGGTCGGCGACACCATCGCCACCCCGCTGCTGGTCACCCTCGCCAAGACGATTTACCGCGACACGGGTGACGCCGATCTAGACGACCTCTGCGACGACAACCGCTTCGCCGACCGCGACGCCGTCGAGCGCCACCTCCTGGCGGGCTTCGTACGCTCCCGGTTCAGCGCCGGCGGAAGCCGCGACTGGCCGCTGGACCAGGTCGATCGCTGGCTCGGCTATCTGGCCTGGCACACGCGCAAAACCAACACCAGGGACATCGCGTGGTGGCAACTCGGCTGCGCCATGAGCCTGCCGTCTCGCGCGATCATCATCGGGGTCGTGGCCGGACTCGCCGTGACGCTGGCTTTCCTGGTCTTGGGCACCGCATCGGTGATGCTGACCAGCGGCAGGCCGTTGCTGGCCACCCTGCAACTGGAGTCCCTGGCCGCGCCTCTCGACGGGACCGCGGCCGGACTCGCCGCGGGCCTGATCTATGGCCTGGTACGTCGGCGCCGGGCCGCCACGCCGGGACCGTCACGTATCGCGGCCCGGTTCGGCCGCGGCCGGCTCCCCGGCGCGGTGTCGATGCGAGCTCTGCGAACGCGCACGTTCCGGGCCTGCCTCGGCGGCCTCGCGTTCGGCATCGTGTACGGCATCGTGTCAGGTTCACTCGGTCTTCCGCTGGCCCTCGTGCTCGCCTACGCAGTGGCCGTCGCCGTCACGACCGCGGTCGGTGTCGCCGCCGTCGTCGCGCTCGCCTCCTGGCTCGAATCGCCGGCCGACGCCGGAACCGCCGCATCGCATCGCAACTTCCTGGCGGCCAACCGTCGTACGGCGTTGACACAGATGCTGCTCGCCTGGCTCGTCGGCGGCCTGATCATGGCGCTCGGCATCGATCCCCTCGGCCACGTCGCCTTCGAACTTCTCCGCAACCTCGCACCGCAGCTGACCGCCGGCCTCTCGCTGCCGATCAACGCCGTGGAAATGATCGTCAGCGGTGTCACTGGGGGCGCCGTCGTGGCGCTCGCGTACGGCATCTGCCTCACCGCGTGGGGCCAGTGGATCATCCTCAGCCGTCTCTGCCGCTCACCGGCCAACTACCGTGGAACCTGCCGACCTTCCTCGACGACGCCTACCAGCGAGGCGTGCTGCGCCAACCCGGGCCGGTGTTCGAATTCCGACACGAGCAACTTCGGCACCACCTCGCGGACCGTACTCGCTGATCCCGGCCAGCCACAGTTGGCCGGCAGGTGGCCGGTCCGCGACATCGCGCCTGACCCGCGTGTATTGCCATCATCCGGGACATGCTGCAGAACGCGCCGGACCTCTGGGAGATTCTCCGGGCTCTGGCCGGCGACAATCCCTGGCTCATCCTGCTCGTCGCCGCCCTGA
- a CDS encoding RICIN domain-containing protein, protein MTERRTGRLRWVATVLLAVGIGAGAGAWAVDRYVGDAKRSPSLSPSLSSGLSPSLSPNPSRSSSPNSRPSPSPSLGPTPSLSTVLSPSPVAAAPAIGPIVGLGGKCINGDSSSPENGAAVRLYMCNGTNAQKWTVSSDERLHVLDKCLDVINSATTPGTMVHIYPCNGTAAQVWELWTDGSLRNPNSGLCLDVPNGDTSDGIQLQISDCNGATSQHWTLP, encoded by the coding sequence GTGACCGAACGCCGCACCGGGAGGCTTCGGTGGGTCGCGACCGTGCTGCTGGCGGTCGGTATCGGTGCCGGCGCCGGCGCCTGGGCCGTCGACAGGTACGTCGGGGACGCCAAGCGCAGCCCGAGCCTCAGCCCAAGCCTCAGTTCGGGCTTGAGCCCGAGCCTCAGTCCAAACCCGAGCCGGAGCTCAAGCCCGAACTCAAGGCCGAGCCCAAGCCCGAGCCTCGGCCCGACCCCAAGCCTCAGCACCGTCTTGAGCCCAAGCCCGGTCGCCGCGGCCCCGGCCATCGGTCCGATCGTGGGTCTGGGGGGTAAATGCATCAACGGAGACAGCAGCAGCCCTGAGAACGGTGCAGCCGTACGACTTTATATGTGCAATGGCACCAACGCGCAGAAATGGACGGTAAGTTCCGACGAGCGTCTACACGTACTGGACAAATGCCTGGACGTGATCAACAGCGCCACCACACCCGGCACGATGGTGCATATCTACCCCTGCAACGGCACGGCCGCGCAGGTGTGGGAGCTGTGGACGGACGGTTCGCTGCGCAACCCAAACTCCGGACTCTGCCTGGATGTGCCCAACGGTGACACCTCTGATGGCATTCAACTGCAAATCTCTGACTGCAATGGCGCTACGTCCCAACACTGGACCTTGCCGTAG
- a CDS encoding M48 family metalloprotease produces the protein MVDNWPKRFPSMRQWVTAGLFRNYRGVSAAFFATWFGVPLALVLAMVGGVFGAVVGIVNGTLSLGTTAHDIPVVGSILTQTGGEIGGVAGGMLGFLVGAVSGFLAGLVLPWIGLFQADPLHAVGALVAQLVVGLFVGVLYVLYRIAFEGWILRISGARRMSRREEALLMPIVQDCAGRLGLRGLPRVLLNDDRTPNASAWTRHLVINQGLLDEFNYDREAIAGVICHELTHWNNADAIASAFVRGVSLPLYLLYAAATAVMTRFRHPVVHLLVWLVFWPVLVTFRYFIVPMQAADSREAEYRGDRAAAQAGHRAGMRLVLARLRRSFDGSRDGWDLAICATHPPNELRLEAIEEPGRDYPLPDSDAPARPIPVAMISTLDRD, from the coding sequence GTGGTCGACAACTGGCCAAAGCGGTTTCCGAGTATGCGCCAGTGGGTGACTGCCGGGTTGTTTCGTAATTATCGTGGTGTTTCCGCGGCGTTCTTTGCGACCTGGTTCGGAGTGCCGCTGGCGCTGGTGCTGGCCATGGTCGGCGGTGTCTTTGGTGCTGTGGTGGGAATTGTCAACGGCACGCTGTCTCTTGGTACGACGGCGCATGACATTCCCGTGGTCGGTTCGATACTGACGCAGACCGGCGGCGAGATCGGCGGAGTCGCCGGCGGAATGCTGGGTTTCCTGGTCGGCGCCGTGTCCGGATTCCTCGCCGGGTTGGTACTGCCGTGGATCGGGTTGTTCCAGGCCGACCCACTGCACGCCGTCGGCGCGCTGGTCGCACAACTGGTGGTCGGCTTGTTCGTCGGGGTGCTCTATGTGCTGTACAGGATCGCTTTCGAGGGGTGGATCCTGCGCATCAGCGGCGCGCGACGAATGAGCAGGCGCGAAGAGGCGTTGCTCATGCCGATCGTGCAGGACTGCGCCGGCCGGCTTGGCCTGCGCGGTCTGCCCCGGGTACTGCTGAACGACGACCGTACGCCCAACGCGTCGGCGTGGACCCGCCATCTGGTGATCAACCAGGGTTTGCTGGACGAGTTCAACTACGACCGCGAGGCGATCGCCGGGGTCATCTGCCACGAACTGACGCACTGGAACAACGCCGACGCGATCGCCAGCGCCTTCGTCCGTGGCGTCTCGCTTCCGCTGTACCTCCTGTACGCGGCCGCGACCGCCGTGATGACGCGTTTTCGGCACCCCGTGGTGCACCTGCTGGTGTGGCTGGTGTTCTGGCCGGTGCTGGTGACATTCCGGTACTTCATCGTGCCGATGCAGGCGGCGGATTCGCGCGAGGCCGAGTACCGCGGTGACCGGGCCGCCGCGCAGGCCGGCCACCGCGCCGGGATGCGCCTGGTGCTGGCTCGGCTTCGCCGCTCGTTCGACGGCAGCCGCGACGGGTGGGACCTGGCCATCTGCGCCACCCATCCTCCCAACGAGCTGCGCCTGGAAGCCATCGAGGAACCTGGACGGGACTATCCGTTGCCGGACTCGGACGCGCCAGCCCGCCCGATCCCAGTCGCGATGATCAGCACCCTGGACAGGGACTGA
- a CDS encoding type IV secretory system conjugative DNA transfer family protein, whose amino-acid sequence MPQIDWPPIPPFQVAGRQQVFLGWDADGAYRRCWSAPEDSVGIVGPPRYGKTSGLIIPTLLSWDGPLVCTSTRGDILGFTGNWRRRIAEPVGGRVLVYDPFGSEYPRDSLLWSPLADCEQPGVCYRRVAAVTAVAGQGIEGGDHWRAGAAAILRGYFHAAALEKLPLAQVRRWLARQEIADPAAILRLSSSPAAIWADDLEAVALLGEKERGSFFSVARNALEATAEPTVLASCSANDLDLDEFLATKSALFIIGPSHLQKAIAPLVAGLVDSIAQRAAEVAAVQGGRLTSPLLLALDEVANIAPIESLPSLVSEGGGRGIITMWAAQSLAQLRTRYGVEQQAGILAATTAKLIFGGMSNGPDLSNVSAWAGEEKETSITYRPGAVPAGIGPSATPTGVAAAAPADHSVSSLYRPALPVSDLQMLPPFHAWLFYRSDPPQRVETRPAGLIPEYRRIKGFKGFQQ is encoded by the coding sequence GTGCCGCAGATTGACTGGCCGCCGATCCCACCGTTCCAGGTCGCCGGCAGACAGCAGGTCTTCCTCGGCTGGGACGCCGACGGCGCGTACCGACGGTGCTGGAGCGCACCGGAAGACTCCGTCGGCATCGTCGGACCACCCCGCTACGGCAAGACCTCCGGACTGATCATCCCGACCCTGTTGTCGTGGGACGGGCCGCTGGTGTGCACCTCCACCCGCGGCGACATTCTCGGCTTCACCGGCAACTGGCGGCGCCGGATCGCCGAACCGGTCGGCGGCCGGGTGCTGGTGTACGACCCGTTCGGCAGCGAGTACCCGCGCGACTCGCTGCTCTGGTCGCCGCTGGCGGACTGCGAACAGCCCGGCGTGTGCTACCGGCGCGTCGCGGCGGTCACGGCCGTCGCGGGACAGGGAATCGAGGGTGGCGATCACTGGCGCGCCGGCGCGGCCGCGATCCTACGCGGGTACTTCCACGCCGCGGCGCTGGAAAAGCTGCCGCTGGCGCAGGTCCGGCGATGGCTGGCACGCCAGGAAATCGCCGACCCCGCCGCGATTCTGCGCCTATCGAGCAGCCCGGCGGCGATCTGGGCCGACGACCTTGAAGCGGTTGCGCTGTTGGGTGAGAAGGAACGCGGCAGTTTCTTCTCGGTGGCCCGAAACGCGTTGGAAGCCACCGCCGAACCCACCGTATTGGCGTCGTGCTCGGCGAACGACTTGGACCTCGACGAGTTCCTGGCGACCAAATCGGCGCTGTTCATCATCGGCCCCTCGCATCTGCAGAAGGCCATCGCGCCGCTGGTAGCCGGACTGGTCGACAGCATCGCGCAACGCGCCGCCGAAGTCGCGGCCGTACAAGGTGGCCGGTTGACGTCGCCGCTGCTTCTCGCGCTGGACGAGGTCGCCAACATCGCGCCGATCGAAAGCCTGCCGTCGCTGGTCAGCGAGGGCGGCGGCCGCGGCATCATCACCATGTGGGCCGCGCAGAGCCTGGCCCAGCTGCGGACACGCTACGGCGTCGAGCAGCAGGCCGGCATCCTCGCCGCCACCACTGCCAAACTCATCTTCGGCGGCATGTCCAACGGCCCCGACCTGTCCAACGTCTCCGCTTGGGCCGGCGAGGAAAAAGAAACGTCGATCACCTACCGACCCGGCGCCGTACCGGCCGGAATCGGCCCATCGGCGACACCTACCGGCGTGGCGGCCGCCGCACCCGCCGATCACTCGGTGAGCAGCCTCTACCGTCCAGCCCTCCCGGTCAGCGACCTGCAAATGCTGCCACCGTTCCACGCCTGGCTGTTCTACCGCAGCGATCCACCTCAACGCGTGGAAACCAGACCAGCCGGTCTGATTCCCGAATACCGGCGAATCAAGGGATTCAAGGGCTTCCAACAATGA